A DNA window from Staphylococcus warneri contains the following coding sequences:
- a CDS encoding MDR family MFS transporter gives MSNIEISKRRRNLIVSVMLISAFVAILNQTLLNTALPHIMRELKIDESTSQWLITGFMLVNGVMIPLTAYLMDRVKTRPLYLSAMGTFLIGSIVAAIAPNFGVLMTARVIQAMGAGVLMPLMQFTLFTLFSRERRGFAMGLAGLVIQFAPAIGPTFTGLIIDHVSWRVPFIIIVGIALIALIFGFIFISSYNETKQTKLDKRSILYSTIGFGMMLYAFSSAGSLGFGNPIIIGTLIISLIIILIFIRRQLTISNPLLNLKVFKTRTFCFSTITSMIVMMSMVGPALLIPLYVQNALALSALLSGLVIMPGAIINGLMSVFTGSFYDKYGPRPLIISGFTILTICTFLLCFLKADTSYMYLIIIYAIRMFAVSLLMMPINTAGINALENKNISHGTAIMNFGRVMAGSLGTALMVTFMSMGSKWLGSTIATSGSKEMIQRQTVAAGVDVSFALVTLFVVVAFSFALFIKEPRNKNKNIREV, from the coding sequence ATGAGCAATATAGAAATTAGTAAAAGACGAAGGAATTTAATTGTTTCTGTAATGCTAATTAGTGCTTTTGTAGCTATTTTAAACCAAACATTATTGAATACAGCCTTACCTCATATTATGAGAGAGTTAAAAATAGATGAAAGTACATCTCAGTGGTTGATAACGGGATTTATGTTAGTTAATGGTGTTATGATTCCGTTAACTGCTTATTTAATGGACCGAGTTAAAACGAGACCATTATACTTATCTGCAATGGGTACCTTTTTAATTGGATCGATTGTAGCAGCCATAGCACCTAATTTTGGTGTGTTGATGACTGCGAGAGTTATTCAAGCTATGGGGGCAGGTGTACTAATGCCACTAATGCAATTTACATTGTTTACTCTGTTTTCTAGGGAAAGACGTGGGTTTGCAATGGGATTAGCAGGTTTAGTGATTCAATTTGCACCAGCGATTGGTCCTACATTCACAGGCTTAATTATTGACCATGTTAGTTGGAGGGTGCCATTCATCATCATTGTTGGTATCGCATTAATCGCACTCATCTTCGGTTTTATATTTATTTCAAGCTATAATGAAACTAAGCAAACTAAGCTTGACAAACGTTCTATATTATATTCTACAATTGGATTCGGTATGATGTTATATGCATTCAGTAGTGCGGGTAGTTTAGGCTTCGGTAATCCAATTATCATTGGTACATTAATCATAAGTCTGATAATTATATTAATATTTATTAGACGACAATTAACAATATCTAATCCATTACTTAATTTAAAAGTATTTAAGACGAGAACTTTTTGTTTTAGTACCATAACTTCAATGATAGTGATGATGTCCATGGTTGGACCTGCATTATTAATTCCATTGTATGTACAAAATGCTTTAGCACTATCTGCATTATTATCAGGTTTAGTTATTATGCCAGGTGCAATAATTAATGGATTAATGTCTGTGTTTACAGGTAGTTTTTATGATAAATACGGCCCAAGACCACTTATCATTTCTGGCTTTACTATCTTAACGATATGTACATTTTTATTATGTTTCTTAAAAGCAGACACATCTTATATGTATTTAATTATAATATATGCGATAAGAATGTTTGCAGTTTCTTTATTAATGATGCCTATTAATACAGCTGGTATTAACGCGTTAGAAAATAAGAACATTTCCCATGGCACAGCCATTATGAACTTCGGACGTGTCATGGCTGGATCTTTAGGAACAGCTTTAATGGTCACATTTATGAGTATGGGATCAAAATGGTTAGGATCTACAATAGCTACATCTGGAAGTAAAGAAATGATACAACGACAAACCGTTGCTGCAGGTGTAGATGTGTCATTTGCGTTAGTTACTTTATTTGTAGTTGTTGCATTTAGTTTCGCATTATTTATCAAAGAACCTAGAAATAAGAATAAAAATATTAGAGAAGTTTAA
- a CDS encoding Mrp/NBP35 family ATP-binding protein, whose translation MLTVNQVKELVGEIKDPIIDVPLKETEGIVDVSIKEEIEHVSVKIAMAQLGGQPQLDLQMAVVKTLKENGAKTVGIRFEELPEGTVEQYRGKGTEKPKTIEGLLSKNNPVEFIAIASGKGGVGKSTVAVNLAVALAREGKKVGLVDADIYGFSVPDMMGIDEKPGIEGKEVIPVERYGVKVISMAFFVEENAPVIWRGPMLGKMLTNFFTEVKWGDLDYLLLDLPPGTGDVALDVHSMLPSSKEIIVTTPHPTAAFVAARAGAMAKHTEHSILGVIENMSYFESKETGNKEYVFGKGGGTKLADELETQLFGELPLEQPTWNPTDFSPSIYQPEDRLGKIYQTIAQKVIATTQK comes from the coding sequence TTGTTAACGGTAAATCAAGTCAAAGAATTAGTTGGAGAAATAAAAGATCCAATTATTGATGTTCCTTTAAAAGAGACTGAAGGAATAGTGGATGTTTCTATTAAAGAAGAAATTGAACATGTGAGTGTAAAAATTGCTATGGCACAATTAGGTGGGCAACCTCAACTAGACCTACAAATGGCTGTAGTTAAAACGCTAAAAGAAAATGGTGCAAAAACAGTAGGTATCAGATTTGAAGAATTACCTGAAGGTACAGTTGAACAATATAGAGGTAAAGGCACTGAAAAGCCTAAAACAATAGAAGGATTATTATCAAAAAATAATCCTGTTGAATTTATTGCAATCGCATCAGGTAAAGGTGGCGTGGGTAAATCAACTGTTGCAGTTAATCTAGCAGTTGCTTTAGCTAGAGAAGGAAAAAAAGTAGGGCTAGTAGATGCTGATATTTATGGATTTAGTGTACCAGATATGATGGGCATTGATGAAAAACCTGGTATCGAAGGAAAAGAAGTTATCCCGGTTGAAAGATATGGTGTTAAAGTAATTTCTATGGCATTTTTTGTTGAAGAAAATGCACCAGTCATTTGGAGAGGACCAATGTTAGGTAAAATGCTAACTAACTTTTTCACTGAAGTAAAATGGGGTGATCTAGATTACTTATTATTAGACTTACCTCCAGGTACAGGTGATGTTGCGCTAGATGTTCATTCAATGCTACCTTCTAGTAAAGAAATTATTGTCACTACACCTCATCCAACCGCAGCATTCGTCGCTGCAAGAGCAGGGGCTATGGCAAAACATACAGAACATTCAATTTTAGGTGTTATTGAAAACATGAGTTATTTCGAAAGTAAAGAGACTGGCAATAAAGAGTATGTATTTGGTAAAGGTGGCGGAACGAAATTAGCAGATGAGTTAGAAACTCAATTATTCGGCGAATTGCCATTAGAACAACCAACATGGAACCCTACAGACTTTTCTCCGTCCATCTATCAACCTGAAGATAGATTAGGTAAAATCTATCAGACAATTGCTCAAAAAGTAATCGCAACTACACAAAAGTAA
- the rocF gene encoding arginase, with the protein MKNIDIIGVPSTFGQRKLGVNLGPDAIRYAELQDRLENIGINVHDKGNIDVPAIDLKKFNSEQQGLRNYDEIINVSKTLSQKVDQTIINDRFPLVLGGDHSIAVGSISGICKHYENLGVIWYDAHGDLNIPEESPSGNIHGMPLRILLGEGPSDLVNLNDIQPKLKPENIVLIGMRDLDKGEREYIKAQNIKTYTMADIDKLGIETVINDTLSYLKSRHVDGLHLSLDVDALDPTETPGTGTRVLGGLSYRESHFALELLHESNMITSMDLVEVNPLIDLHNSTAEQAVSLLGTFFGETLL; encoded by the coding sequence ATGAAAAACATAGATATTATAGGGGTGCCTTCAACATTTGGTCAAAGAAAATTAGGGGTGAATTTAGGTCCAGATGCTATAAGATATGCAGAATTACAAGATAGACTAGAAAATATAGGTATTAACGTTCATGATAAAGGCAATATAGACGTTCCTGCTATAGATTTGAAAAAGTTTAATTCTGAGCAACAAGGCTTGAGAAATTATGATGAAATTATTAATGTTTCAAAGACGCTTAGCCAAAAAGTAGACCAAACGATAATAAATGATAGATTTCCATTAGTTTTAGGCGGAGATCATTCTATAGCAGTGGGTTCAATATCTGGTATTTGTAAACACTATGAAAATCTAGGTGTGATTTGGTATGATGCTCATGGTGATTTGAACATACCTGAAGAGTCACCTTCAGGTAATATTCATGGTATGCCATTAAGAATATTATTAGGTGAAGGTCCAAGTGATCTTGTTAATTTAAATGACATTCAACCAAAACTTAAACCTGAAAATATTGTTTTAATTGGTATGAGAGATTTAGATAAAGGTGAACGTGAGTATATCAAAGCACAAAATATTAAAACTTATACTATGGCCGATATAGATAAACTTGGTATAGAAACAGTTATTAATGATACATTAAGTTATTTGAAATCAAGACATGTTGATGGATTACATTTATCCTTAGATGTAGATGCTTTAGATCCAACTGAAACACCAGGAACAGGTACAAGAGTATTAGGTGGATTGAGCTATAGGGAAAGCCATTTTGCTTTAGAATTACTTCATGAAAGTAATATGATAACATCTATGGATTTAGTTGAAGTTAATCCATTAATTGATTTACATAATAGTACAGCTGAACAAGCAGTTTCATTACTTGGAACATTCTTCGGAGAAACATTATTATAA
- the cdaA gene encoding diadenylate cyclase CdaA has product MDFSNFFQNFSTLKVITSVLDLLIVWYVLYLLITVFKGTKAIQLLKGIVVIVIGQQISKMLNLTATSKLFDIVIQWGVLALIVIFQPEIRRALEQLGRGSFLKRYTNAYTKDEEKLIQSVSKAVQYMAKRRIGALIVFEKETGLQDYIETGIPMDSKISQELLTNVFIPNTPLHDGAMIIQGTKIAAAASYLPLSDSVKISKSLGTRHRAAVGISEVSDAFTVIVSEETGDVSVTFDGKLRRDISNEVFEELLAEHWFGTHFQKKGVN; this is encoded by the coding sequence ATGGATTTTTCCAATTTTTTTCAAAATTTTAGTACTTTGAAAGTCATAACTAGTGTCCTCGATTTATTGATTGTATGGTATGTCCTTTACTTACTTATTACAGTTTTTAAAGGAACTAAAGCAATACAATTATTAAAAGGTATTGTTGTTATAGTAATCGGTCAACAAATCAGTAAAATGCTAAATTTGACTGCGACTTCTAAATTGTTCGATATCGTAATTCAGTGGGGTGTACTTGCTTTAATAGTTATTTTCCAACCTGAGATTCGAAGAGCGTTAGAACAATTAGGTAGAGGAAGTTTCTTGAAACGTTATACAAATGCCTATACTAAAGATGAAGAGAAGTTAATCCAATCTGTATCTAAAGCGGTTCAGTATATGGCTAAACGTCGTATAGGTGCATTAATAGTGTTTGAGAAAGAAACAGGTTTACAAGATTATATTGAAACTGGGATTCCTATGGATTCTAAAATTTCTCAAGAGTTATTAACAAATGTATTTATACCTAATACACCTTTACATGACGGAGCTATGATTATTCAAGGGACTAAAATAGCAGCAGCCGCTAGTTATTTACCTTTATCAGATAGTGTTAAAATTTCTAAAAGTCTAGGTACTAGACATAGAGCAGCAGTAGGTATTTCTGAAGTATCAGATGCCTTTACAGTCATTGTTTCTGAAGAGACAGGTGATGTTTCAGTTACATTTGATGGTAAATTGAGAAGAGATATTTCAAATGAAGTGTTTGAAGAATTATTAGCTGAGCATTGGTTTGGCACACACTTTCAAAAGAAAGGTGTGAATTAA
- a CDS encoding YbbR-like domain-containing protein: MLESKWGLRFVALILAIFFFLSVNNVFGNIFNSDDISQKSTKTIQDVPVEVVYNHKDLHATHVPDTVDVNISGPQSKLLKIESPDDLKVVVDLSGEKAGKYHEKFQVKGISNGINYNIKPKAANITLEKKTTKTMHVQPDVSQSDISNEYKIDKQQISPETVKVTGGEEQLNQIAYLKATYKNASKISKDTKDVAEVNAYDKDLNKLNVSINPGQVDLKVSVKPFSKKVKVNTKTTGNLDDNKKVDSIKLDDDEVEIYGSREDLQGIDSITAEVDLDHISESTEKTVKFDLPKNVSKVKPEETKAYITVK; encoded by the coding sequence ATGTTAGAAAGCAAGTGGGGATTAAGATTTGTTGCATTAATTTTAGCGATATTCTTCTTCTTATCTGTGAATAATGTTTTTGGTAACATATTTAATTCAGATGATATTTCACAGAAATCAACGAAGACAATCCAAGATGTTCCAGTGGAAGTGGTTTATAATCATAAAGATTTACATGCAACACATGTTCCAGATACAGTAGATGTAAATATATCAGGGCCACAATCTAAATTATTAAAAATTGAAAGTCCAGATGACTTAAAAGTAGTTGTTGATTTGTCTGGAGAAAAGGCTGGTAAATATCATGAAAAATTCCAAGTTAAAGGAATAAGTAATGGTATTAATTACAATATAAAACCTAAAGCAGCCAATATTACATTAGAAAAGAAAACTACAAAGACGATGCATGTACAACCGGATGTAAGTCAAAGTGATATTTCAAATGAATATAAAATAGATAAACAACAAATTTCACCAGAAACAGTTAAAGTAACAGGTGGAGAAGAGCAATTGAATCAAATTGCTTACTTAAAAGCAACATATAAAAATGCTAGTAAGATTAGCAAAGATACAAAAGATGTTGCAGAAGTTAACGCTTACGATAAAGATTTAAATAAATTAAACGTCTCAATTAATCCAGGACAAGTAGATTTGAAAGTATCTGTTAAGCCTTTTAGTAAAAAGGTAAAAGTGAATACTAAGACTACTGGAAATTTAGATGATAATAAAAAAGTTGATAGTATAAAATTAGATGATGATGAAGTAGAGATTTATGGTAGTAGAGAAGACTTACAGGGTATAGATAGTATTACAGCTGAAGTTGATTTAGATCATATTTCAGAATCAACTGAAAAGACAGTGAAATTTGATTTGCCTAAAAATGTAAGTAAGGTTAAACCTGAAGAAACAAAGGCTTATATTACGGTTAAATAA
- the glmM gene encoding phosphoglucosamine mutase: MGKYFGTDGVRGVANEELTPELAFKLGRYGGYVLAHNKGEKNPRVLVGRDTRVSGEMLEAALIAGLISIGAEVMRLGIISTPGVAYLTREMDAGLGVMISASHNPVADNGIKFFGSDGFKLSDDQEEEIEALLDQDDPSLPRPVGTDIVHYSDYFEGAQKYLSYLKSTVDVNLEGMKIVLDGANGSTSSLAPFLFGDLEADTETVGCSPDGYNINEKCGSTHPQALAEKVLETGADFGLAFDGDGDRIIAVDEKGQIVDGDQIMFIIGQEMHKNQELNNNMIVSTVMSNLGFYKALENEGIQSNKTKVGDRYVVEEMRRGNYNLGGEQSGHIVLMDYNTTGDGLLTGVQLAAIVKMSGKSLSELASQMKTYPQSLINVRVTDKYRVEENIDVKEVMTKVEVEMNGEGRILVRPSGTEPLVRVMVEASTDEDAQRFAQQIADVVEDKMGLDK; encoded by the coding sequence ATGGGAAAATATTTTGGTACAGACGGTGTCAGAGGTGTCGCAAACGAAGAGTTAACGCCAGAACTAGCATTTAAATTAGGTAGATATGGTGGTTACGTATTAGCGCATAATAAAGGTGAAAAAAATCCTAGAGTACTTGTAGGAAGAGATACAAGAGTCTCCGGGGAAATGTTAGAAGCTGCATTAATTGCAGGGTTAATTTCTATTGGTGCAGAAGTTATGCGCTTAGGTATTATTTCTACCCCAGGTGTTGCATATTTAACAAGAGAAATGGATGCAGGATTAGGTGTGATGATTTCAGCATCACATAACCCAGTTGCTGATAACGGTATTAAATTCTTTGGTTCAGATGGATTTAAACTATCTGACGATCAAGAAGAAGAAATAGAAGCATTATTAGATCAAGATGATCCAAGTCTTCCAAGACCCGTTGGTACTGATATCGTTCATTACTCAGATTATTTTGAAGGTGCACAAAAATATTTAAGTTATTTAAAATCAACAGTAGACGTGAATTTAGAAGGTATGAAAATAGTATTAGATGGTGCAAATGGTTCTACATCATCTTTAGCACCATTCCTATTCGGTGATTTAGAAGCGGATACTGAAACAGTAGGTTGTAGTCCTGATGGCTATAATATAAATGAAAAATGCGGTTCTACACATCCTCAAGCACTTGCAGAAAAAGTTCTTGAAACTGGCGCAGATTTCGGATTAGCATTTGATGGTGATGGCGATAGAATCATTGCAGTAGATGAAAAAGGACAAATTGTTGATGGTGACCAAATTATGTTTATCATTGGACAAGAAATGCATAAAAACCAAGAGTTAAATAATAATATGATTGTTTCAACAGTAATGAGTAATTTAGGTTTTTATAAAGCATTAGAGAATGAGGGCATCCAATCTAATAAAACAAAAGTCGGTGACCGTTACGTGGTTGAAGAAATGAGACGTGGCAATTATAATCTTGGTGGTGAACAATCAGGTCACATTGTTTTAATGGATTATAATACTACGGGTGATGGATTATTAACAGGTGTACAACTAGCAGCTATTGTTAAAATGTCAGGTAAATCATTAAGTGAATTAGCATCACAAATGAAGACTTATCCTCAATCTTTAATCAATGTGAGAGTGACTGATAAATATCGTGTTGAAGAAAATATTGATGTTAAAGAAGTAATGACTAAAGTTGAAGTTGAAATGAATGGTGAAGGTAGAATTTTAGTTCGTCCTTCAGGTACAGAACCATTAGTACGTGTGATGGTAGAAGCATCAACTGACGAAGATGCACAAAGATTTGCACAACAAATTGCAGATGTAGTCGAAGACAAAATGGGTTTAGATAAATAA